One region of Endozoicomonas sp. Mp262 genomic DNA includes:
- a CDS encoding helix-turn-helix domain-containing protein — MSQTEVIAKALKELGHPTRLSIFKRLVRAGYQGLAVGVLQEELKIPGSTLSHHISSLVSANLLVQRREGRVLFCVPNYDQLHNVIHFLQGECCADQEC, encoded by the coding sequence ATGAGCCAAACGGAAGTTATTGCTAAAGCCTTGAAAGAACTTGGCCATCCCACCCGCCTGAGTATTTTTAAGCGATTGGTTCGTGCAGGTTACCAGGGGTTAGCGGTAGGGGTATTGCAGGAAGAACTTAAAATTCCCGGATCGACCCTGTCACACCATATTTCAAGTCTTGTTTCAGCTAATTTGTTGGTACAGCGTCGGGAGGGAAGAGTACTTTTTTGTGTGCCCAATTATGATCAGCTTCATAATGTGATCCATTTTTTACAGGGCGAATGTTGTGCAGATCAGGAGTGCTAG
- the tmpT gene encoding thiopurine S-methyltransferase: MNTDFWLEKWKKNEIGFHKNETNPLLMKYFDRLSLTKGSCIFLPLCGKTLDIAWLLSMGYQVVGAELSKHAVDQLFDEAGIIPEIRPLKDITIYKGSNITIFLGNIFTLSQSLLGTVDAIYDRAALVALPESSRSQYTQHLIKISHGAPQLLITLEYDQRLLSGPPFSVSSDEITHHYHHRYHLTPLESNTVPNGLKGQYDVQETIWLLSYK, translated from the coding sequence AAAAATGGAAAAAGAATGAAATTGGTTTCCATAAAAATGAAACCAACCCCCTGTTAATGAAATATTTTGACAGACTCTCTTTAACAAAAGGGAGCTGTATATTTTTACCTCTTTGTGGCAAGACCCTGGATATTGCCTGGTTGTTGTCAATGGGGTATCAGGTCGTCGGAGCCGAGCTTAGCAAACATGCAGTTGATCAACTATTTGATGAAGCGGGCATTATTCCTGAAATACGACCGCTTAAGGATATAACGATCTACAAGGGCTCTAATATCACCATCTTTTTAGGGAATATCTTTACTCTCAGCCAAAGCTTGCTTGGAACAGTCGATGCCATTTACGACCGTGCGGCCCTGGTTGCTTTGCCTGAATCTTCAAGGAGTCAATACACCCAGCACCTGATTAAAATATCCCATGGAGCGCCCCAGCTATTGATAACTCTTGAATATGACCAACGTTTGCTATCTGGCCCACCATTTTCTGTTAGCAGCGATGAAATAACACACCATTACCATCACCGCTATCACCTGACACCACTGGAAAGCAACACCGTGCCCAATGGGCTTAAAGGTCAATACGATGTGCAGGAAACTATCTGGTTATTGTCTTATAAGTAG
- a CDS encoding ribonuclease E inhibitor RraB, which yields MERDYVKFPKDDNGDVLWAMAQRGDTLTEAREIDFSIVFQTEEDALQFAEFLLVNRQKVSLSDLEDNGEYPYDITAHVHMLPTHSNISEYEALLNQNAGHYNGYIDGWGCFELE from the coding sequence ATGGAAAGAGATTATGTAAAATTCCCAAAAGATGATAATGGCGATGTTCTCTGGGCTATGGCCCAACGGGGAGATACTTTAACAGAAGCCAGGGAAATTGATTTTTCCATTGTTTTCCAGACTGAGGAAGATGCCCTTCAATTTGCAGAATTTTTATTAGTTAATCGACAGAAGGTTTCTTTATCTGACCTGGAAGACAACGGCGAATATCCCTACGATATTACAGCCCACGTTCATATGCTACCGACCCATAGCAATATCTCGGAATATGAGGCATTACTGAATCAAAACGCTGGCCATTACAATGGTTATATCGATGGTTGGGGCTGTTTTGAACTGGAGTAG